A stretch of DNA from Peromyscus maniculatus bairdii isolate BWxNUB_F1_BW_parent chromosome 7, HU_Pman_BW_mat_3.1, whole genome shotgun sequence:
GACGTCTGTTCCAGCCCTTCGGCCATATCGAGGAGTGCACTGTCCTGCGGAGTCCTGATGGTACCAGTAAAGGTGACCTGATCTACCCCTGGGTTTTCCCGGTGACCTTACCCTTTGACTCCTGTAGCCTGAGTCATTCCGTTCTTCTTTCCTGCACCAGGCTGTGCCTTTGTCAAATTCGGGAGTCAAGGGGAAGCTCAAGCTGCCATCCAGGGACTGCATGGTAGCCGGACAATGACGGTGAGAGCCGGGACCTGGGCTGAGGGTGAAGCCAGCGGGGTGGAGGACCTGTTCCCTTCACCTAACAGGCTCTCCGCGTTCGGTGACCTTTGCCTGCTGGGGAAGGCGCTGGGCTCAGAGCTCAGTCAGGGTCAGTACAGGTCACCAAATCCTTCCTCGGCCCAGGGCGCCTCATCCAGCCTGGTGGTGAAGCTGGCAGACACCGACCGCGAGCGCGCACTACGGAGGATGCAGCAAATGGCTGGCCAGCTGGGCGCCTTCCATCCAGCGCCACTGCCTCTCGGAGCCTGTGGCGCCTACACCACTGCGGTAGGTGCCTGCCTCGGGCCCAGAGAGGATAGGACCTGGCTCCGGGTCGGGAGATAGGCAGTTACCAGCCGCTGAGGCCTCTACAGTcgcccttcttccttccccaagATCCTGCAACACCAGGCAGCGTTGCTGGCCGCGGCGCAGGGTCCCGGGTTAGGCCAGGTGGCCGCCGTGGCCGCCCAGATGCAGCACGTAGCGGCCTTCAGCCTGGTGGCCGCACCGCTATTGCCTACAGCAGGTAAGGGACCCAAGAGACTGAAGCCACGGTTGAGAGGGCCCATGAAGTCTCACTTCCTGACTCTCTTACCTCCATCTACAGCTAACGCGTCACCTGGTGGCAGCGGCCCTGGTGCACTCCCCGGCCTTCCAGCGCCCATGGGGGTCAATGGATTCGGCTCCTTGACCCCCCAGACCAACGGACAGCCAGGCTCTGATACGCTCTATAACAACGGGCTTTCCCCGTACCCAGGTGGGTTGCCCTACCCCGCTGACTCAAACCTGGAAATGGAGTGGAAGCGAGGCATTTCAGGCAAGGTCCTGCTTGGGGGGAAGGGATTCCCCCATCTTCCCTGCTGCCTTTCACAGCGGTCCTCCACCTCCCACACTCCCACCCAGGGTCTCTCCCCTGGCCCCTGACCCCTGCCCACCTACCTTCATCGTGGGCCTTGggccccctctctctccagcccagagcccCGGTGTGGCTGACTCCCTGCAGCAGGCCTACGCTGGGATACACCACTATGCAGGTTTCTCTCGGTGCTGCCCAGCCCGGGGGTGGGGATGTGGGATGTTCAACGGCCTCGGAAAGGAATAGGGAGATTTGTGGGAGGGTTAGGCTCTGTGCCGAGGAGTCAATTCTTCCAtcctgttcagttcccagcccccagcgACCTGTCTTGGGACAAGGGTAATGGTGAACGGGGTTGAACCTGTCAGAGGTGGCCAGGCACATAGGGATCTGTGTGGGAAATGGCGCCTGAGGGTCACTGCCCgctcccacctctgtctccagcAGCCTATCCCTCGGCCTACGGCCCAGTGAACACAGCTTTCCCCCAGCAGCCTTCAGCTCTGCCTCAACAACAAAGAGAAGGTGAgggcctgggggctggagagcagCGGCCTTTGTCTGTGGGGGTGCCCCTCGGGGTCCTTCCCCTGAACAAGCCTGCTCCTGTTCCTGCAGGCCCCGAAGGCTGTAACCTCTTCATCTATCACCTGCCTCAGGAGTTTGGGGATGCAGAACTCATACAGACATTCCTGCCCTTCGGAGCCGTTGTCTCTGCCAAAGTCTTTGTGGATCGTGCCACCAACCAGAGCAAGTGTTTTGGTGAGCTGATCCATCCCTGCGCCTCAGGATTCCCCAGGGACCACACATGAGGCTTCCAGAGACTGAATGTTGTGGGACAAAGTATGGGCACAGCAAGCCTTATTTCAGATCACCTGAGAATCTTGGGTAACTAGAGTGTGTGAAATCAGGAAGGTTGCAGTTTTGGAGCTGGTCCAGAGCGGGATGAGTCTGGGTTTGGAATCATGAGTTGCCTTCAGACCCCAACTGCTGATCTGAAGCCAGATTGGGAGGAGTGGAGTGAAGCAGCCCACCCAAATCAGGGAAATACTCTGACCAACACCGGGTCCCTTCCCCGACCAGACTTGCTTCCCATCTCTCTGGAAACCACACCTTTAGGAATGATTTGCCTCTATTAAGCATGTGTCTATGCTTATGTAGGCATACATGCTCACATAGTTAAGCAATGGAAAGATACATATGTGATAGACCTAGCCTGGAAATTAGAGAAAGGAGACCCTGGCAAGCTGGATTCCCAGCTAACCTGTCTGCCCACACCCTCCAGGGTTTGTTAGTTTTGACAATCCAACCAGTGCCCAGACTGCCATCCAAGCCATGAATGGCTTTCAAATCGGCATGAAGAGGCTCAAGGTCCAGCTAAAGAGACCTAAGGATGCCAACAGGCCTTACTGATCTGCACTCACTGATCAGTCACAGACAGGTGAGTCTTTGATGGATGTCATGCAAATGGGACCCAGGTCCCAAGACCCTACCAGCTTTATGACATTGGGGTACTGCCCTCTGAGAAATCCAGGAATAAAGAGAAGAGGCAGGGACAAGGGGAACAGAGACTGGGATTTTCTTTCAACCTGAAGTCCAAGATGAATTAGACAACCTTGGTGTTTCCAGCCTTGGAGAGGCGATTTTTAGGAAAATTCAGCCCAATATATTATGGCAACAGCTGTAGGAGGCCACAGAAGCAGTGAGCTCATATAGGAGGGCTGTGGTAAATGGGGTCTGGTTCAGTTCATGAGGACCTCATGGACCATAAGTCCTGACTTTATGGTGAAGGGGATGGAACCACTGGGCAGTCTGAATGAAGAACAGAGCAGCTAATGTGGAGATGAGGGGAGAGGGGTAAAGATCCTCAGTAGACCTGCAGGGCTTCATGAACAATGAGGTGACAAGGGCCAGTCTGGAAGGGCCCTAGGAGGCTGCCTGCAACTTGGAGAGTTGTGCTGCCCTGCAGGTCCACTTGGTCTCAGCTTACTCCAGCTGCCCCAGAAACTTCCTGCAGGACACTGACCACAATGGTCTGCCTGTGATCCAGGCAGGGCTGGCTTCTGTGGCCAGGATGCTGCCAGGAAGAGAAACCCAGACACTTAGCTGAGATGTCACAGAGGGGACAGGCTGCTCTTATCTTACCCTCAGTGACCtttgcctcctcccacccctgtcTCCCTATCAATTAATACCCAACAACAGAAACTGAAgagtgagaaggaaggagaaagaaaagcacagaaaCGCTGGAGTGGCCCTACCGGAAGGAGTGgcagcagacggaggtggaccgGACCCAGGGCTGGCGCCTGGGGCTCAGGCCACTCATCATGTGGGTTGTTCCACGGAGCGCTCAAGCTGGCAGGGCAACCAGTGCTGGCTGAGGATCGACTGATCTAAGGGAACCAGCAGAGGGCCTCGGGGGTGCCAAGGGCTTCTCAACAAGGGAAGCCCAGACTTACTTCGTTCAAAATCATATCATTCCTTAGTGTTTAGGGACCAAAGGACTATTGctttttttaagaatatatatatatctatataaattaaaacaaagaagaaaaaacagaagagagaCAAAAAAGACAGTATAGAGTCTCATAAAAGCGGCCTTTAAATACCCCTAGGAGACAGGGTGAAGGAGACCCTTGATAGCCCAGCCTAGGCAGAGGAGGCTGTGGAAAGATTGTCCTGTGTCTCGTTCCTTCTGAAGCTACTTCCTTGCCCTGCCCttcttaaaaaatggaa
This window harbors:
- the Celf6 gene encoding CUGBP Elav-like family member 6 isoform X7; protein product: MNRPIQVKPAASEGRGEDRKLFVGMLGKQQGEEDVRRLFQPFGHIEECTVLRSPDGTSKGCAFVKFGSQGEAQAAIQGLHGSRTMTGASSSLVVKLADTDRERALRRMQQMAGQLGAFHPAPLPLGACGAYTTAILQHQAALLAAAQGPGLGQVAAVAAQMQHVAAFSLVAAPLLPTAANASPGGSGPGALPGLPAPMGVNGFGSLTPQTNGQPGSDTLYNNGLSPYPAQSPGVADSLQQAYAGIHHYAAAYPSAYGPVNTAFPQQPSALPQQQREGPEGCNLFIYHLPQEFGDAELIQTFLPFGAVVSAKVFVDRATNQSKCFGFVSFDNPTSAQTAIQAMNGFQIGMKRLKVQLKRPKDANRPY
- the Celf6 gene encoding CUGBP Elav-like family member 6 isoform X4 — protein: MAAAPGGSAPPAGPGPRLAFSTADSGVGMSGLNPGPAVPMKDHDAIKLFVGQIPRGLDEQDLKPLFEEFGRIYELTVLKDRLTGLHKGCAFLTYCARDSALKAQSALHEQKTLPGMNRPIQVKPAASEGRGEDRKLFVGMLGKQQGEEDVRRLFQPFGHIEECTVLRSPDGTSKGCAFVKFGSQGEAQAAIQGLHGSRTMTGASSSLVVKLADTDRERALRRMQQMAGQLGAFHPAPLPLGACGAYTTAILQHQAALLAAAQGPGLGQVAAVAAQMQHVAAFSLVAAPLLPTAANASPGGSGPGALPGLPAPMGVNGFGSLTPQTNGQPGSDTLYNNGLSPYPAYPSAYGPVNTAFPQQPSALPQQQREGPEGCNLFIYHLPQEFGDAELIQTFLPFGAVVSAKVFVDRATNQSKCFGFVSFDNPTSAQTAIQAMNGFQIGMKRLKVQLKRPKDANRPY
- the Celf6 gene encoding CUGBP Elav-like family member 6 isoform X2, encoding MAAAPGGSAPPAGPGPRLAFSTADSGVGMSGLNPGPAVPMKDHDAIKLFVGQIPRGLDEQDLKPLFEEFGRIYELTVLKDRLTGLHKGCAFLTYCARDSALKAQSALHEQKTLPGMNRPIQVKPAASEGRGEDRKLFVGMLGKQQGEEDVRRLFQPFGHIEECTVLRSPDGTSKGCAFVKFGSQGEAQAAIQGLHGSRTMTGASSSLVVKLADTDRERALRRMQQMAGQLGAFHPAPLPLGACGAYTTAILQHQAALLAAAQGPGLGQVAAVAAQMQHVAAFSLVAAPLLPTAANASPGGSGPGALPGLPAPMGVNGFGSLTPQTNGQPGSDTLYNNGLSPYPAQSPGVADSLQQAYAGIHHYAAYPSAYGPVNTAFPQQPSALPQQQREGPEGCNLFIYHLPQEFGDAELIQTFLPFGAVVSAKVFVDRATNQSKCFGFVSFDNPTSAQTAIQAMNGFQIGMKRLKVQLKRPKDANRPY
- the Celf6 gene encoding CUGBP Elav-like family member 6 isoform X1, whose amino-acid sequence is MAAAPGGSAPPAGPGPRLAFSTADSGVGMSGLNPGPAVPMKDHDAIKLFVGQIPRGLDEQDLKPLFEEFGRIYELTVLKDRLTGLHKGCAFLTYCARDSALKAQSALHEQKTLPGMNRPIQVKPAASEGRGEDRKLFVGMLGKQQGEEDVRRLFQPFGHIEECTVLRSPDGTSKGCAFVKFGSQGEAQAAIQGLHGSRTMTGASSSLVVKLADTDRERALRRMQQMAGQLGAFHPAPLPLGACGAYTTAILQHQAALLAAAQGPGLGQVAAVAAQMQHVAAFSLVAAPLLPTAANASPGGSGPGALPGLPAPMGVNGFGSLTPQTNGQPGSDTLYNNGLSPYPAQSPGVADSLQQAYAGIHHYAAAYPSAYGPVNTAFPQQPSALPQQQREGPEGCNLFIYHLPQEFGDAELIQTFLPFGAVVSAKVFVDRATNQSKCFGFVSFDNPTSAQTAIQAMNGFQIGMKRLKVQLKRPKDANRPY
- the Celf6 gene encoding CUGBP Elav-like family member 6 isoform X6 translates to MAAAPGGSAPPAGPGPRLAFSTADSGVGMSGLNPGPAVPMKDHDAIKLFVGQIPRGLDEQDLKPLFEEFGRIYELTVLKDRLTGLHKGCAFLTYCARDSALKAQSALHEQKTLPGMNRPIQVKPAASEGRGEDRKLFVGMLGKQQGEEDVRRLFQPFGHIEECTVLRSPDGTSKGCAFVKFGSQGEAQAAIQGLHGSRTMTGASSSLVVKLADTDRERALRRMQQMAGQLGAFHPAPLPLGACGAYTTAILQHQAALLAAAQGPGLGQVAAVAAQMQHVAAFSLVAAPLLPTAANASPGGSGPGALPGLPAPMGVNGFGSLTPQTNGQPGSDTLYNNGLSPYPAQSPGVADSLQQAYAGIHHYAAAYPSAYGPVNTAFPQQPSALPQQQREGEGLGAGEQRPLSVGVPLGVLPLNKPAPVPAGPEGCNLFIYHLPQEFGDAELIQTFLPFGAVVSAKVFVDRATNQSKCFGFVSFDNPTSAQTAIQAMNGFQIGMKRLKVQLKRPKDANRPY
- the Celf6 gene encoding CUGBP Elav-like family member 6 isoform X8, which codes for MNRPIQVKPAASEGRGEDRKLFVGMLGKQQGEEDVRRLFQPFGHIEECTVLRSPDGTSKGCAFVKFGSQGEAQAAIQGLHGSRTMTGASSSLVVKLADTDRERALRRMQQMAGQLGAFHPAPLPLGACGAYTTAILQHQAALLAAAQGPGLGQVAAVAAQMQHVAAFSLVAAPLLPTAANASPGGSGPGALPGLPAPMGVNGFGSLTPQTNGQPGSDTLYNNGLSPYPAAYPSAYGPVNTAFPQQPSALPQQQREGPEGCNLFIYHLPQEFGDAELIQTFLPFGAVVSAKVFVDRATNQSKCFGFVSFDNPTSAQTAIQAMNGFQIGMKRLKVQLKRPKDANRPY
- the Celf6 gene encoding CUGBP Elav-like family member 6 isoform X3 gives rise to the protein MAAAPGGSAPPAGPGPRLAFSTADSGVGMSGLNPGPAVPMKDHDAIKLFVGQIPRGLDEQDLKPLFEEFGRIYELTVLKDRLTGLHKGCAFLTYCARDSALKAQSALHEQKTLPGMNRPIQVKPAASEGRGEDRKLFVGMLGKQQGEEDVRRLFQPFGHIEECTVLRSPDGTSKGCAFVKFGSQGEAQAAIQGLHGSRTMTGASSSLVVKLADTDRERALRRMQQMAGQLGAFHPAPLPLGACGAYTTAILQHQAALLAAAQGPGLGQVAAVAAQMQHVAAFSLVAAPLLPTAANASPGGSGPGALPGLPAPMGVNGFGSLTPQTNGQPGSDTLYNNGLSPYPAAYPSAYGPVNTAFPQQPSALPQQQREGPEGCNLFIYHLPQEFGDAELIQTFLPFGAVVSAKVFVDRATNQSKCFGFVSFDNPTSAQTAIQAMNGFQIGMKRLKVQLKRPKDANRPY
- the Celf6 gene encoding CUGBP Elav-like family member 6 isoform X5 is translated as MNRPIQVKPAASEGRGEDRKLFVGMLGKQQGEEDVRRLFQPFGHIEECTVLRSPDGTSKGCAFVKFGSQGEAQAAIQGLHGSRTMTGASSSLVVKLADTDRERALRRMQQMAGQLGAFHPAPLPLGACGAYTTAILQHQAALLAAAQGPGLGQVAAVAAQMQHVAAFSLVAAPLLPTAANASPGGSGPGALPGLPAPMGVNGFGSLTPQTNGQPGSDTLYNNGLSPYPAQSPGVADSLQQAYAGIHHYAAAYPSAYGPVNTAFPQQPSALPQQQREGEGLGAGEQRPLSVGVPLGVLPLNKPAPVPAGPEGCNLFIYHLPQEFGDAELIQTFLPFGAVVSAKVFVDRATNQSKCFGFVSFDNPTSAQTAIQAMNGFQIGMKRLKVQLKRPKDANRPY